The Hyla sarda isolate aHylSar1 chromosome 2, aHylSar1.hap1, whole genome shotgun sequence genome includes the window AGGTTTTTGAGTATTTTTTTCTTATCTGCTCATCACTGCATTCTTTGATGTATTTTGCGATCGATTTATCAAAATAAACGTGGCGTTAAATTTGTTGCAAATTAGGCAGCACACTGTTAGAAAACTGACTGGTATAATGTaagatttactttttttttttaagaaaaaatcctgcatgacacacaaaaccaaaaataaaaaaaaagtgtaaatgatttataaatctgtagggCACAAAAAATCTATAGTGTAAACACAAACCATTATAAAGTATAAAACATTGGTAAAAGTAGTGAGTTATGTGACAGTCATGTATTTTGAGAGGTGGATATAAgagtaggtaaaaaaaaatggatttttattattgtctataGCTAAAATGAACACATAAGATGGCACTTgtttgcagcaaaaaaaaaaaaaaaaaaaagtcactggtGGGACAAAGAGCATACAAAAGGTCTCTTCTTACATTATAGATTGATTTTTCTGTGGGTGTACTTTGCCtgtaacaaaaatataaaatcagcAATGGGCTGGGATCACACATGTAGTTTTTGATGCAGTTTTATTAGAGGAGGACGTGTTACTTGTTCCCCTTATTTTGGCTCGTAAAAAATAGCCAGAACTTTAAGGGCAGGGACACACggggcgcatccgcagcgtacgCTGCAGATGtgcccgtgtgaccctacccttaaagtatattaaaaacaaaatatatatatatatatatatatatatatatatatatatatatacacaaacataatcatgaaatagaaaaataaatcaaattttccatgttCCTTCAATacaaaacatatacatatatacataggaGGAGATTATGAAATGTGCCTCTTCCtataacaaaacattttttcttaataAACCCAGATTATTCAACCTTTGTATTAGAAACACTAAAGACTGATATTTATCAAAATCACTGGTCTGTCAGCTTGTATGTTATCATATGGATATAGGTTCACCCCAGACGAGATTAACTTACCATCCAAATGTGGCATCCAAGGGAGTTGTTCCAAGCATCTAGTTCTCTTTCTGCATCCATTATAATGCTTGGGTAGCCAGTGCCCATACAGAGGGCTGCCCATGTATTATAATGGATGTCACTTCCTTATTTCTCTGTcatggctctcagggcagatcTAAAATGGTCCTGCTTAGTGCTGCACAGGTCTAACTCTGTATTTGACTTAAAGGAGAACGCGAGtaaaaatgtacttatcccctatccacaaaaaaagggataagtagctgatcagggGGAGGTCCTACAGCTAGGACCCTGGgtctctctcagtgaggagtgcatgttgtctaccggtagacagcacacgctccattcagctctattgaAGCActgatgatgcccgagtgctgtactagAGTCTGTTCATCACTACCATAGAAATTAATAGTGTGTGTGCTGCCTgcagcacatgctcctcactgagcacTGGGTCCCGTTCTGGAGATTGCGCGTGGTTCCTCCCCGATCAGCTActcattccctatcctgtggacaagtTAATTGTTGCTGTATATCTCCTTTAAAATATGGTTGTATGCACAAGGTGTGGTCAGATAGAATTTTTGTGCTAAATTGGAGGAAGAATGCAGCAGTTTTCCATAAACCTACACATATTGAAAGAAAGATTCagtcactgattagaaccacccactggactcctaagctcaGATttgaataatttaaaaaaagtcaaGCGATACTAAAtggttttcccacaaaactatacaAATTGATCTGAGGTTGCATTTTCAGCTTGACATGTTTCCTTGACGATTCCAGAAATATTACAGCAATAAATGCATGAACCCCATGGGTGGtacactgtatacattgtataaatTCATACAAATTAACCATTTTGAAAATAGCATTTGTCTGCTTTTTACTGTTCTTAAAAACATACGCAGAAATTTAGATACGTGGCACTAGGTTTGACAGTCAAGAAGAACTTTGCTTTTTTCACATGATTAGGTAATGGTTACTTCACTATGATGTACCGAAAGTGTCTTGATATCTAAAATATTGCACTTCAATGTTATGACTCGTCTTGTGATTGACTCTAGCAGTCACTCGTTCATGATAAGAGGGTCCAGGAACTTTAGAACCCATCAAGAGTTGGAATAGGAGTGCCATCAGCtgagtaaattattattattattattttttttttttacctcattctgAGCAGTTGTTTTAGGAATTTAAAGAGGCAGGACAGATGGATACACAAGAGCCTATCACACACTACGCTGCAGGTCAAGGAAAGATGAAAGCGGTGCCCTCCCCAAGAATACAGCAGATTCACAACTATAAGTCTGTGGTATTCTTTATTCATTAAATATTATTATTCTTTTAGAGCTCCTGTTAGCcaaatattaaaacatttttggcAGGAGTTTTGGGCTGGAGTATGGACCAGTAGCTGTAATATGCTGCCCATACACAGTAGAGCATAGTCAGCTGACAGATCCAGAGCAAGTACCACTATATGTGAAAGCATTGTATGACAGTGCCGAAGAGAAGAACAGCATGTATGTTAATATAAACAGTGCAGCATAACTTTATAACCTATGTAAAGGTCTACTCAAACGTGGATGAATGTTAGTAAAGTTAATACTTCAAAATTTGCATGGACGGATGAATAATCACACTACTTATGTAGCCATCAGATGGTCACAGTGCAGATACTGCCCTGACAGGACCACTGGAACTTATTTTATACCTCATTATGATGAATACCCAACCTATTCTTTCAGGGTCAGAGACAGGGACACACTCCACATAGAAGAAAAACATACATCTAAACTACTATAGCCACTGATAAAGCCTGCAATGTACCACTATACTGTACTTTAAATCCAGGGATACATTGTCCAGCAttctattaaataaaaaaagactgCGAATAGAATGACTGTGTTGCTCTAACCTACGTGTttaatataaaagaaaatgttgtgTATGTTGTGTCTTCTCAGTTAATACGAATCAGAGATCACTTTGAGGGCACAAGTAATTTACTTTTGtggcactatattaaaagttataataGGTGTTTGCTGAGTAAGTAAACAACTAAGACTGTCACCGGCTCTACATTCAAAGCCATCATGTTCTTTTTAGAGGTTAGACAAGGCATTTTAAAAGAACCCTTAGAACTGGAGCACCTTTTCCTACAACTCTGCATTGTGTAATTCCTCTATTACCATTCGCCTTGGTGGTGGATCATGCACTCTGCTGACAAGGGCAATGGTAACACCCAAATGATAACTTATTCATATATTTTCAAGAGGTATGTAAAAGACATGGAATAATATCTAATGGAGAACTCTAGGAACATTTTTTTACAAATTGCCATTTAATGAAGAATTCTTTACTAAAACATGTGTCAGAATCGCCGACAGATCCCTCTTAATAAGGGAGCTAAAATATGACTGGACAAATATGTACCAGGTACCCAATGCAACAAATAATTTCctaatagtttattttttatttttatgcatttcTAAGATGCACTGTTTTGATTGGTCAACTACTATGTCTTACAATGGGtacaaagcaaaaaataaaaataaaatttaaacacATTAAAAAGCACACATAaatgaataatttttcagtgcattaaagaaaaaaataataatatatccttTAAGAATATTTAGTGGTTTGCACAGAAAATGTAgacttttttttactctaactttCTTGGGTCAAGCAATGATAAATTCCTTCCAATGTCAACACAGCCTAAATGTTCTAACTGGTTCCTGGATTGGTTTCACTGGTTCACGGGTTCCTAATGTCTATGCTGATGAGATAAAGTTCAAGACATTACTTTATGCATGGCTAAAGAAAAGTGCCAAGTTATACAATATAACCTCCTCAAAAACTATGGCGCATGCATCAGACTAAACACTGTACAAAGGTTTGTCAGTTTACACTGGCGGGGCAAGCAAATTAACCAAACCTTAAAACAACTTTATGGTGGACATTTGGTGGTGAAAACATCCATTAGTGGTTTTATGTCCGCATAGATCCTCTAGTGTGGTGACCAGGGAAAATATCCCACTGTTAGGGAAAATCACAAAAATCACTGTTTGGGTAGAGTCACACGTATTTGACGCACATGCTTTTTTCTGTGCTAGCAAATtctatgggagtaataataaACACCCATATACTTTGCTAGCAGTGAAAAACGCATGTGCGTCAAATGCACAATGTTTACACTACGTGGGACCCTACCCtttggctaggtttccacactggTTTCTTTCCCGTGTTTCTTTGGAGAAACTgtattttttgagccaaagttagaagtggatccagtagtaaAGAGAGTTATACGTCCTTCCTTTATGTCTTCCATTCCATTTAaatacacttttggctttggctcaaaaactgcagcggcagtaatacaaaaaaaaactgccaagtgaaAACAGAGCCTTAAACAGTAACCACATTCCTAATGACATTTTATTCTTAGAATTTTAAATGATTGATGGCCAAAcagtgttttacactaattgttatATATTAGTGACATTAGACCAAggctaaaaaaaaggaaatatttgGAGATTTGGGGGTACCTTGCATTGTTATTCTTTCCTTAATTTTTGGATTGTTTTTAAAAAGGAGGTCTACAAATGTTCTAATTGCTAATCTGGCCATCACAACTTTGTCagcactgtaatatatttattacaGTCCTAAGCATGGCCATACAGACAGGATCTTGGATACAGTATAATGCCTATAAGATGCCAGAATATTCGAATAGGTTGGATGATCCAACAAAAATAAAACTATGGTGGAGTCTCCTACGGAGATCTGCAGATGActaatgaagatttttttattaaCCTTCTAATATTATGCAGTCATCTGCTGAATGGCTTCACAATCAAGATCTGGGCTGACTGATAACCATGAGTGTTTATTTTAAATAGAAAGTTACTGCTAGACTGCTCTGTTAGCAGCTAATCTTCCACGGCAACATAGGATAAGGCATGTTGAACTTCAACATACCTGATCCTTCTTTCCCATCCTAATTACCATTCACATAGGCTTCGAAACACagaagtctgttttttttttttttgtgtgtgtaattATTATTGACGCAATGAAACCAGACCCTATACTTCTAACATACACAAAAAGTTATAGCAATAGGTTTTCACTCTGGATGAACACACCCCCATTTTCCAAAACTTTACCAAAGCGATTGACAATAAGTGTTTGCCAAGCAGCACGCATTGAGTTTTACCTGTTCTGTTTGTACCAACAGAAGGAGTTGGAGTGTTACTAACATTTCATGAAACTTCCCATAGGACGTGTAAAAAGGGAAGAAGCTTTTAGATGAGTTCTGTCataagggccctattacatggggGAATTATCAGCTGAACAGGCCAGTATTGCCCTGGGTAATAGGCCCAGAAGCTGACGAACGAGCAAACCCTTGTTGTGGAGCTCATTGCATAAATTTtagcaggttaaaaaaaaaaaaaaaaaaacttcattcaTCAACTGTGTATCTCTCCATGTAATAGGTTGTGTGTGACCAAGGAATGATAGAGGTAACGAGCAGCACAAACAATCTAGTAGATGTCATCTTTGCATCCCTGCCTGCATGATCATCAAATAGTATAAAAGGATCATTAAATGAGTGCTGAGCAACGAGATTGGCAATCATATCTATTAGTTTGCACACTTTTAACCCCGCTTCTCTATAAAAAGACAGTCACAGCTGTAGGGGCAGTCAGAAGTTTCATTAAATTAGTTACACCTAAAAAGTTAGTACCCCTTCGCTTCAGCGGCAGGATACCTTTAAACCTTCTGCGCAATCTAGTAGCCTGAGAATTGCTCCAAGACTCGCATGATCAGATGGATTCCCAGAAGTCTGTCGCCAGAGGtttcatgcaaatctatgggacatGATCATGCCATTCTCAAAACAACTCTGGGGCTATGAGACTGTCCAGGAAGTTTAAAGGCATGCTACTGCTGGAAGAAAGGGGAACTAACTCTTTAAAAAAAGATTCTTCAAAAGCTTTTAAAAAGATGCATCAAATTAACATGCATGAGCAGTTAGACATTTCTAATGTTTTATCCATCTTTTGGTTAGCTTACTTTaggctaattttttgctgaaAAAACATTGCTACAGTGTGGCACATATCAGGTTATGGCCCTTGTTTATTGGAGGTACAAAGTGTGGTTAAAACACCTAATGTGGCAAACTGCATGTGCCTCAAATGTGATAAGTGAATCTACCTTAATGTTTGTAATACGAGTCCTACTTATGTACATTTGAATAGGAGAGAATTCATGTAAAACAGGCATTTAGAATACAATGGAGGCAAATGAAAACATGGAATACCACATAGGTATTCCTATATTTTGCACACTATAAAAGTAACTTTTTAGGTAAAAAAGGAGACAACTGGCATTTTCATGGCTATCTTTTTGTTCAAAAACGTGGTAAAGAGCAGTCATGGCACGGACGGCTGGTATCTTTTTTGGTCGGCTGAAGATCTTTACGAAACATATTTTAGACCTTTGTACTAACAGTAAGTATATTTTATTTCACAACAAACCTATACACCCCTttcaaaatatgtaaaaaatatatcagCCTATAAAGATGTCAAACAAAAACATTTAACCTTCACAAATACGTAAGGGACGCTAAAGACAATGGTGTACATAGCATGTCCACCTTATCTGGTTATGAAAGCTGTATTTTTACTGTGGGGAAAATCTCTCCTCAAACTAAAGCATTCATAATGCAAGACTCATAACACCGTACATATTTGTGAATATTACATATAGGAGATTGTGCTTTTGAGGTCTACATGGTCTGAGGTATTTGATAAGAAATATACCTTATGAGTAGATTCAAGAACTTCATAATGATTTGTGTACACTGAACATTAAAAAGATAGCTGGTGCAGTACTAAAACCCATCAGAAATGTACTGCTACCTTGAAAGGAGACCAACTtaaaaagggggtactccgctgctcagcgtttggaacaaattcctcccatagacttgcattgagggtgcaaggtgtgacatcatgagggggtggggctatgacgtcacaagctcccggcgccgtctCCATCATtcgcaacagtttgttccaaatgctgagcagcggagtacccctttaaggaaaaaaccCAGTCAACAAGTAATTTTACATTAATAAAATGTAGAATACCAATAGCACACTCGTAAATATGGGGTGTGGAATTGTggtgaagatgtataaaccccttttttgttttacttaGGTCACAAGATACATCTTTTCCCAAAGGGAAACACCTGAGTGTGCCACCTAAACTCTGCAGAGAAAGGATTTATATGCAGAAAATCTTTCCTGGTCTGgaataaggctctgttcacaccactTTGTGAGTTTTTGCTATATTTGCCAGGGTGTATGTATACATTAAATGAGTACATCACCTTTTATTTGGCCTGACTCATGCCAAAAAAGAGTGTCAAGTTTGAGCAGAATGCTTTTGCATACATAGATGTATGCAAATGGAGAGATAGACATTCTGTACACGCTGAGTGTGCACCAATATTAGTCATTGGGAGATCGGGAGTGATGTCTGTTAGCTTAAAAAATGTACAGGACAGGACATACGTTCATACTTCCCTCTTTTGACTGAAAttttccctttaaataaaaaaaaaattaaaactattaTATTAATAGACATATCCTGCTGTTAACAGGATAAACAAATAAATGAGAAAGTACACAATGTTCACTAAAACTAGAAAAATAAGTAAGGAAATCTAGTTTGGCTGTATACTTTTTTACATTCTGACCTACACAACAATTACATCACCCAATCCATTTGTCCATTGAGACAAATGATATAATTATAAAAGTCCAACCATGAAACTGAACAGTTATTGTTGGGGCCCTGTGGTTGAAAAaggataaattaaaaataaaatacacagaaAAGCATTAATTTTAGTAGCAAACATTAAACAGCTTAGCAATGAGGTGAGAGCGATGTAAAATAAATTGACAGCTCTGTGACATGTTCTTCAAAACATATCAGCTATCAGCACTCTTGTCTGTTTCTTTGGAGTGAATTGTATACATAAATGTTTGGTCAATGGTAAAGTCTGAAGGCAGGTTGCCACGATGCACTGCAATATGCTCACCCATGAGGTTTAAGGTGGAGCTGTAGTGTCCACATACAGTACATCGGTACATAAGAGCCCCAGCATGTGTCTTCAAGTGGCACTTGATGGTAGAGCGGCCTCGGAAGAACTTGTGACACACTTTGCACTGATACGGCTTTTCCCCAGTATGAATGCGTCGATGGTAATTAAATTCACTGGTATGAGAGAAGCACTTTCCACAAACCTTACATGTATATTTGCTGTGGGCTGGTTGTCCACTAACTGAATGATCGTCTACTGAAAAATCCTCTGGAACTTTTCTCTTTGACACTTGAGCTTGCATTTGGGAAAATTCTGAAAATCCAGGACGATCAGCTGGAATACTTCCACAACGATGCTGGTTCAAGTGCTGTCGGTAAGTTATTTCAGACTTAAAACCTTGGGAGCAAAGATGACAGCGAAATAATGCTTCATCCATACTCTGATGGACTGTCATATGTTTCTCCAATAAGTGGCGGTCAAGGAAACTACTGGCACACACAGAACAGGAGAAAACAGATACGGACATGTGAGATAAGACATGCCACATAAGACCACAAAGTGTTAGGTGTCGCTGTTCACATAGTCCACAGGACAAGTTTTTGGTGTTAAGGTGCTCCAAAGCATGAGAACGTACAGAATGAAAATCACGTAACATGGTTCTATGGCATGCACCACATGGCAGTTCAGTACCCATTGCTCCCACAAATGTATTCACCTCCCCAGGGAGAGGTTGACCTGGATGAACTATTATATTATGCTCTGATGTAACCCCTTCTTGTCCTCTGTGTAGGGTGAGTTGCCACTGGCTGAAAAATTTGTCTTCACACAtatcacaagaaaaaagaaagatgccAATGTGAGACAAAACATGAGTGATCATAGCACTCCGATCATGAAAGCGAGCCTGACAGACTTTGCAACTACCATTGCGAAGCTCTATATGTTCCCGTGCATGTTGACGGATGTGCTGAAGGTTAGGTTCTAATACTTTCTTGCAAATTTGGCAGGGCATGGCTTTACCACTTCGACTTTCTCCCTGTCCAAATAATAAAAGCTCATCTTCACTACCGTCGCTCAACTCAATAATTTCCCCAGATGGCCCGGAGTCTTCATCGCCTGCTTCATCAAACTGTAGCTCTTCCTCTTCTAATTCATCAAGATGGAGGTCACCCATTGCTTCAAATCCACCAGCAGATTCTTTTGAATTAGCACTAACAGCTGAATCACCAGGAAAGTAACCAGTTTTGTTAAAATCCCCATTCTGTTGAGTTTTATAAGGAGGACAAGTACTTGTTGGACCAAATCCAGTGTTCACCGAGCAATGAGAGGACTGGAACCTTGCCGAG containing:
- the ZBTB39 gene encoding zinc finger and BTB domain-containing protein 39 — protein: MGMRIKLNSSDHPSNLLRELNKSRLSGTLCDVTVVVGNRSFAAHKAVLGSAAVYFQKLFSSTDLDVARTYVVDFITPANFEKVLNFIYTSELFTDLINVGVIYEVAEKLGMEDLINACHATFPDLEGSSSQKYQCSVSSSEGRSSTSAEPNPVESRGNGLDNHIPPIDKNFSAPGDGTCSFKGEDQEPNITQIAHFPLPAKTEEESTSARFQSSHCSVNTGFGPTSTCPPYKTQQNGDFNKTGYFPGDSAVSANSKESAGGFEAMGDLHLDELEEEELQFDEAGDEDSGPSGEIIELSDGSEDELLLFGQGESRSGKAMPCQICKKVLEPNLQHIRQHAREHIELRNGSCKVCQARFHDRSAMITHVLSHIGIFLFSCDMCEDKFFSQWQLTLHRGQEGVTSEHNIIVHPGQPLPGEVNTFVGAMGTELPCGACHRTMLRDFHSVRSHALEHLNTKNLSCGLCEQRHLTLCGLMWHVLSHMSVSVFSCSVCASSFLDRHLLEKHMTVHQSMDEALFRCHLCSQGFKSEITYRQHLNQHRCGSIPADRPGFSEFSQMQAQVSKRKVPEDFSVDDHSVSGQPAHSKYTCKVCGKCFSHTSEFNYHRRIHTGEKPYQCKVCHKFFRGRSTIKCHLKTHAGALMYRCTVCGHYSSTLNLMGEHIAVHRGNLPSDFTIDQTFMYTIHSKETDKSADS